The proteins below come from a single Cricetulus griseus strain 17A/GY chromosome 6, alternate assembly CriGri-PICRH-1.0, whole genome shotgun sequence genomic window:
- the LOC100755477 gene encoding olfactory receptor 9G4 — translation MEVDNRTILTEFILVGFSANPRWQLILFGIFLTIYLLTLSGNMMLVVLIRIDSRLHTPMYFFIGNLSFLDFWYTSVYTPKILATCISEDKRISLAGCGAQLFFSCVVAYTECYLLAAMAYDRHAAICSPLLYSSIMSTSLCTGLVAGCYIGGFLNAIAHTANTFRLTFCGKNIIDHFFCDAPPLVKMSCTDTHVYEKVLLGVVGFTVLSSILAILISYFNILLAILRIRSASGRRKAFSTCASHLVSVMLFYGSLLFMYSRPSSTYSLEKDKVAALFYTVVNPLLNPLIYSLRNKDVKDAFRKATQTIRPQT, via the coding sequence ATGGAGGTCGACAATCGAACCATCCTGACTGAATTCATCCTGGTGGGCTTCTCAGCAAACCCCCGTTGGCAGCTGATTTTATTTGGAATATTTCTAACAATCTACTTGTTGACACTGTCAGGGAACATGATGCTGGTTGTCTTAATTCGTATTGATTCTAGACTACATACACCTATGTACTTTTTCATCGGCAATCTGTCATTTTTGGATTTCTGGTATACTTCTGTATATACTCCCAAAATATTGGCCACTTGTATCTCAGAAGACAAGCGCATTTCCTTGGCTGGATGTGGGGCTCAGCTGTTCTTCTCCTGTGTTGTAGCCTACACTGAGTGCTACCTTCTGGCAGCCATGGCCTATGACAGACATGCAGCAATTTGTAGCCCATTGCTCTATTCAAGCATCATGTCCACATCTCTCTGTACTGGGCTAGTAGCTGGCTGTTACATAGGAGGATTTTTGAATGCCATAGCCCATACTGCTAACACCTTCCGACTAACTTTCTGTGGTAAAAATATTATTGATCACTTTTTCTGTGATGCACCACCATTGGTAAAAATGTCCTGTACAGATACACATGTCTATGAAAAGGTCCTCCTGGGGGTGGTGGGCTTCACCGTGCTCTCCAGCATTCTTGCCATCCTCATTTCCTATTTCAACATCCTCCTTGCTATCTTGAGAATCCGTTCAGCCTCAGGAAGACGAAAGGCATTCTCCACCTGTGCATCTCACCTGGTCTCTGTCATGTTATTCTATGGCTCCTTGCTCTTCATGTATTCAAGGCCTAGTTCAACCTACTCTCTAGAAAAGGACAAAGTGGCTGCCCTATTCTACACTGTAGTCAACCCATTGCTCAACCCTCTCATCTATAGCCTGAGAAACAAAGATGTCAAAGATGCATTCAGGAAAGCAACACAGACAATAAGACCACAAACATGA